One Pomacea canaliculata isolate SZHN2017 linkage group LG9, ASM307304v1, whole genome shotgun sequence DNA segment encodes these proteins:
- the LOC112572810 gene encoding tRNA-dihydrouridine(20a/20b) synthase [NAD(P)+]-like isoform X1, producing MPDLRFRAGASQTFARMNGSSAVSYNEHKWIKPIDLLNNSQPVKICAPMVRYSKLPFRMLVRKYECDIAYTPMIISNCFVKSVKARDNDFTTCPGDRPLIVQFAANNSQDFADAAEIVAPFSDGVDLNCGCPQRWAMAEGYGSCLLNKPELLSEMVRQTRNRIKQDDFTVSIKIRIHDDIRKTVELCQRAEKSGASWITVHGRTKEQRCQPVNYEAIRIIKDSVGIPVVANGDIRSKPDIDNVRKITGVDGVMAARGMLANPAMYAGYQETPWHCVRDWVKIALSLGTPFQCFHHHLIYMLEKIMGRAERRVFNSLASTSAVIEFLRDNYGF from the exons ATGCCAGACTTAAGATTTCGTGCTGGCGCTTCACAGACATTTGCTAGGATGAATGGAAGTTCAGCGGTTAGCTACAACGAGCATAAATGGATTAAACCCATAGACTTGTTGAATAATAGCCAGCCTGTGAAGATATGTGCACCAATGGTGAGATACTCCAA GCTCCCTTTTAGGATGCTAGTTCGCAAATATGAATGTGATATTGCCTACACACCAATGATAATTTCAAACTGCTTTGTAAAGTCTGTCAAAGCTCGTGACAATGACTTTACTACTTGTCCAG gtgACAGACCCTTGATAGTTCAGTTTGCTGCGAACAACTCTCAAGACTTTGCGGATGCAGCAGAGATTGTTGCTCC GTTTTCAGATGGAGTTGACCTAAATTGCGGATGCCCACAAAG ATGGGCCATGGCGGAAGGTTATGGATCTTGCTTGCTCAATAAACCCGAATTGCTCTCTGAAATGGTGCGACAAACTAGGAACAGAATTAAGCAGGATGATTTTACAGTCTCCATCAAGATAAGAATACATGATGATATCAG AAAGACGGTGGAATTGTGCCAACGAGCAGAGAAGAGTGGAGCTTCCTGGATAACGGTCCATGGTCGCACAAAAGAACAGCGTTGTCAGCCAGTTAACTATGAAGCCATCCGCATAATTAAAGATAGTGTGGGCATCCCGGTTGTTGCCAATGGAGATATACGTAGTAAGCCAGATATTGACAACGTAAGGAAAATAACCGGGGTTGATG gtGTTATGGCAGCGAGAGGCATGCTGGCCAACCCTGCTATGTATGCAGGTTACCAGGAAACACCTTGGCACTGCGTAAGAGATTGG GTAAAAATTGCACTATCTTTGGGGACACCTTTTCAGTGTTTCCATCATCACCTCATTTACATGTTGGAAAAAATAATGGGCCGTGCAGAGAGACGTGTTTTCAACAGCCTGGCCAGCACATCAGCTGTTATTGAATTTCTCAGGGACAATTATGgcttttaa
- the LOC112572810 gene encoding tRNA-dihydrouridine(20a/20b) synthase [NAD(P)+]-like isoform X2 codes for MPDLRFRAGASQTFARMNGSSAVSYNEHKWIKPIDLLNNSQPVKICAPMVRYSKLPFRMLVRKYECDIAYTPMIISNCFVKSVKARDNDFTTCPGDRPLIVQFAANNSQDFADAAEIVAPFSDGVDLNCGCPQRWAMAEGYGSCLLNKPELLSEMVRQTRNRIKQDDFTVSIKIRIHDDIRKTVELCQRAEKSGASWITVHGRTKEQRCQPVNYEAIRIIKDSVGIPVVANGDIRSKPDIDNVLWQREACWPTLLCMQVTRKHLGTA; via the exons ATGCCAGACTTAAGATTTCGTGCTGGCGCTTCACAGACATTTGCTAGGATGAATGGAAGTTCAGCGGTTAGCTACAACGAGCATAAATGGATTAAACCCATAGACTTGTTGAATAATAGCCAGCCTGTGAAGATATGTGCACCAATGGTGAGATACTCCAA GCTCCCTTTTAGGATGCTAGTTCGCAAATATGAATGTGATATTGCCTACACACCAATGATAATTTCAAACTGCTTTGTAAAGTCTGTCAAAGCTCGTGACAATGACTTTACTACTTGTCCAG gtgACAGACCCTTGATAGTTCAGTTTGCTGCGAACAACTCTCAAGACTTTGCGGATGCAGCAGAGATTGTTGCTCC GTTTTCAGATGGAGTTGACCTAAATTGCGGATGCCCACAAAG ATGGGCCATGGCGGAAGGTTATGGATCTTGCTTGCTCAATAAACCCGAATTGCTCTCTGAAATGGTGCGACAAACTAGGAACAGAATTAAGCAGGATGATTTTACAGTCTCCATCAAGATAAGAATACATGATGATATCAG AAAGACGGTGGAATTGTGCCAACGAGCAGAGAAGAGTGGAGCTTCCTGGATAACGGTCCATGGTCGCACAAAAGAACAGCGTTGTCAGCCAGTTAACTATGAAGCCATCCGCATAATTAAAGATAGTGTGGGCATCCCGGTTGTTGCCAATGGAGATATACGTAGTAAGCCAGATATTGACAAC gtGTTATGGCAGCGAGAGGCATGCTGGCCAACCCTGCTATGTATGCAGGTTACCAGGAAACACCTTGGCACTGCGTAA